One segment of Theobroma cacao cultivar B97-61/B2 chromosome 9, Criollo_cocoa_genome_V2, whole genome shotgun sequence DNA contains the following:
- the LOC18588451 gene encoding zinc protease PQQL-like isoform X1 — protein sequence MDLLPTENSQIAKKHGFRSLKLVNVELDQEFQHEPFGVDYGRLDNGLVYYVRCNSKPRMRAALALAVKVGSVLEEEDERGVAHIVEHLAFSATKRYTNHDIVKFLESIGAEFGACQNAVTSADETVYELFVPVDKPELLSQAISVLAEFSSEIRVSKDDLEKERGAVMEEYRGNRNASGRMQDAHWTLLMEGSKYAVRLPIGLEKVIRTVSSETVKQFYKKWYHLHNMAVIAVGDFSDTKSVVELIRTHFGEKNSATDPPIIPLFPVPSHEGPRFSCFVESEAAGSAVMISYKMPADELKTVKDYRDMLAESMFLHALNQRFFKISRRRDPPYFSCSAAADALVHPLKAYIISSSCKEKGTLEAIESMLIEVARVRLHGFSEREISVVRALLMSEVESAYLERDQMQSTSLRDEYIQHFIHNEPVIGIEYEAQLQKSILPYISASEVSKYAEKLQTSCSCVLKTIEPQAFATIDDLKNIVLKLNNLEKEGSISPWDDEHIPEEIVNIKPSPGYIVEQIEYSNIGATELTLSNGMRVCYKCTDFFDDQVLFTGFSYGGLSELPENEYFSCSMGSTIAGEIGVFGHRPSVLMDMLAGKRVEVGTKLGAYMRTFSGDCSPSDLETALQLVYQLFTTNVTPGEEEVKIVMQMAEEAVHAQERDPYTAFANRVKELNYGNSYFFRPIRISDLKKVDPVKACEYFNSCFKDPSTFTVVIAGNIDPTIALPLILQYLGGIPKSPEPIFHYNRDDLKGLPFKFPTTIIREVVRSPMVEAQCSVQLCFPVELKNGTMVEEIHCVGFLSKLLETKILQVLRFKHGQIYSAGVSVFLGGNKPSRTGDVRGDMSINFSCDPEISSKLVDLALDEVVRLQEEGPSDQDVSTVLEIEQRAHENGLQENYYWLERILRSYQSRIYSGDAGTSFKIQEEGRSRVRESLTPSTAQSSLQRIMPYPCKNQYTVVILMPQAPRFKSLRSLFQHTAHGRDAKVVKFRSNTNKVFFGTQILAGISGLTVLAACLWKYSRKS from the exons ATGGATTTGCTGCCAACAGAGAACTCGCAGATCGCAAAGAAGCACGGGTTCAGGTCCTTAAAGTTGGTAAACGTGGAGCTGGACCAAGAGTTCCAACACGAACCCTTCGGAGTGGACTACGGCAGACTCGACAATGGACTCGTTTACTATGTTCGTTGTAATTCCAAGCCCCGAATGAGAGCCGCTCTCGCTCTCGCCGTCAAAGTCGG CTCAGTTTTGGAAGAGGAAGATGAGCGTGGAGTTGCTCACATAGTTGAGCATCTTGCTTTCAGTGCCACTAAAAGATACACAAATCATGATATTGTCAAGTTCCTTGAAAGTATTGGAGCCGAATTCGGTGCTTGTCAGAATGCGGTAACGTCCGCTGATGAGACAGTGTACGAGTTGTTTGTTCCTGTTGATAAGCCTGAGCTGTTGTCTCAGGCCATTTCAGTCTTGGCGGAGTTCAGTTCAGAG ATTCGAGTCTCGAAAGATGATTTGGAAAAGGAAAGAGGGGCTGTAATGGAAGAGTATAGAGGAAACAGAAATGCCAGTGGAAGGATGCAGGATGCACATTGGACTTTGTTGATGGAAGGTTCCAAG TATGCCGTGCGCTTACCAATTGGATTGGAAAAAGTAATTCGAACTGTGTCTTCTGAAACAGTCAagcaattttataaaaaatggtACCATCTGCACAATATGGCAGTGATAGCTGTTGGAGATTTTTCTGATACAAAG AGTGTTGTTGAGTTGATAAGGACTCATTTTGGGGAGAAAAACTCAGCAACTGACCCTCCAATTATACCTTTATTTCCTGTTCCTTCTCATGAGGGGCCACGTTTTTCATGTTTTGTGGAATCTGAAGCTGCTGGG TCTGCGGTGATGATTAGCTATAAGATGCCAGCAGATGAGCTAAAGACAGTGAAAGACTATAGGGACATGCTTGCAGAGTCCATGTTCCTACATGCTCTAAATCAGAGGTTCTTTAAAATCTCACGTAGAAGAGATCCACCCTATTTCTCATGCTCTGCTGCTGCAGATGCTCTTGTTCACCCCTTAAAGGCTTATATTATAAGCTCATCTTGTAAGGAAAAAGGGACTTTAGAGGCCATAGAATCAATGCTCATTGAG GTTGCAAGGGTGCGACTTCATGGGTTTTCAGAACGTGAAATATCAGTTGTCCGAGCTTTGTTGATGTCAGAGGTTGAATCTGCCTATTTGGAGCGTGATCAAATGCAATCAACTAGCTTGCGGGATGAATATATTCAG CACTTTATCCATAATGAACCAGTTATTGGTATTGAGTATGAAGCTCAACTGCAAAAATCTATTCTGCCTT ATATATCAGCATCAGAGGTGTCCAAGTATGCAGAGAAATTACAAACATCATGTAGCTGTGTCCTAAAGACAATTGAACCTCAAGCGTTTGCTACAATTGATGACCTCAAAAATATTGTGTTGAAGCTCAATAATCTTGAGAAGGAAGGGAGCATTTCCCCATGGGATGATGAGCACATTCCGGAAGAAATTGTTAATATAAAGCCGAGTCCAGG GTACATTGTAGAGCAGATAGAGTACTCAAATATTGGAGCTACTGAATTAACTCTATCAAATGGCATGCGGGTTTGCTATAAGTGTACAGACTTTTTTGATGACCAG GTTCTTTTTACAGGGTTCTCATATGGGGGCTTATCTGAACTTCCTGAAAATGAGTACTTTTCATGTTCAATGGGATCAACCATTGCTGGAGAAATCGGTGTATTTGGTCATAGACCATCAGTGCTCATGGACATGCTTGCTGGCAAGAGAGTAGAAGTTGGTACAAAGCTTGGGGCCTATATGAGAACTTTCTCTGGTGATTGTTCACCTTCAGACTTGGAAACTGCCTTGCAG CTTGTCTATCAACTATTTACGACAAATGTAACCCCAGGAGAAGAAGAAGTCAAAATAGTGATGCAAATGGCAGAAGAAGCGGTTCATGCTCAAGAGAGGGATCCTTATACTGCATTTGCAAACAGGGTGAAAGAACTCAACTATGGAAACTCTTACTTTTTCCGG CCTATTAGAATAAGTGACCTCAAAAAAGTTGATCCAGTAAAAGCGTGTGAATATTTCAACAGCTGTTTTAAGGACCCATCAACTTTTACTGTTGTAATAGCAGGGAATATTGATCCCACAATTGCACTACCTTTAATATTGCAGTATTTG GGTGGAATACCAAAGTCTCCTGAACCTATATTCCATTATAACCGCGATGATCTCAAAGGATTACCATTTAAATTTCCAACGACCATAATTAG AGAGGTGGTACGCAGCCCCATGGTAGAAGCACAATGCTCAGTCCAGCTATGCTTTCCTGTGGAGCTGAAGAATGGAACAATG GTAGAAGAGATTCACTGTGTTGGGTTCCTGAGCAAACTtcttgaaacaaaaatattgcAGGTTCTTCGTTTCAAGCATGGGCAG ATCTACTCTGCTGGTGTTTCTGTATTTCTTGGTGGCAATAAACCTTCTAGAACTGGTGATGTTCGTGGAGATATGAGCATAAATTTTTCTTGTGATCCAGAAATCTCGTCAAAGCTG GTGGATCTTGCGTTGGATGAAGTAGTACGTCTTCAAGAAGAAGGGCCTTCAGATCAGGATGTTTCAACCGTACTTGAAATTGAACAGAGAGCCCATGAAAATGGACTGcag GAGAATTATTACTGGCTGGAGAGAATTTTACGGAGCTACCAGTCAAGGATCTATTCTGGTGATGCTGGCACTTCATTTAAG ATTCAAGAGGAAGGACGGTCCAGGGTTAGAGAATCTCTGACACCTTCAACCGCTCAGTCCTCATTGCAAAGGATAATGCCTTACCCTTGCAAAAATCAATACACTGTTGTGATTCTTATGCCACAAGCACCTCGGTTTAAGTCGCTGAGATCACTTTTTCAACATACTGCTCATGGTAGAGATGCAAAG GTTGTTAAGTTCAGAAGTAATACTAACAAAGTTTTCTTCGGGACACAGATTTTAGCCGGCATTTCTGGTTTGACAGTACTGGCTGCCTGCTTATGGAAATATTCACGGAAGTCTTAA
- the LOC18588451 gene encoding zinc protease PQQL-like isoform X2, translated as MDLLPTENSQIAKKHGFRSLKLVNVELDQEFQHEPFGVDYGRLDNGLVYYVRCNSKPRMRAALALAVKVGSVLEEEDERGVAHIVEHLAFSATKRYTNHDIVKFLESIGAEFGACQNAVTSADETVYELFVPVDKPELLSQAISVLAEFSSEIRVSKDDLEKERGAVMEEYRGNRNASGRMQDAHWTLLMEGSKYAVRLPIGLEKVIRTVSSETVKQFYKKWYHLHNMAVIAVGDFSDTKSVVELIRTHFGEKNSATDPPIIPLFPVPSHEGPRFSCFVESEAAGSAVMISYKMPADELKTVKDYRDMLAESMFLHALNQRFFKISRRRDPPYFSCSAAADALVHPLKAYIISSSCKEKGTLEAIESMLIEVARVRLHGFSEREISVVRALLMSEVESAYLERDQMQSTSLRDEYIQHFIHNEPVIGIEYEAQLQKSILPYISASEVSKYAEKLQTSCSCVLKTIEPQAFATIDDLKNIVLKLNNLEKEGSISPWDDEHIPEEIVNIKPSPGYIVEQIEYSNIGATELTLSNGMRVCYKCTDFFDDQVLFTGFSYGGLSELPENEYFSCSMGSTIAGEIGVFGHRPSVLMDMLAGKRVEVGTKLGAYMRTFSGDCSPSDLETALQLVYQLFTTNVTPGEEEVKIVMQMAEEAVHAQERDPYTAFANRVKELNYGNSYFFRPIRISDLKKVDPVKACEYFNSCFKDPSTFTVVIAGNIDPTIALPLILQYLGGIPKSPEPIFHYNRDDLKGLPFKFPTTIIREVVRSPMVEAQCSVQLCFPVELKNGTMVEEIHCVGFLSKLLETKILQVLRFKHGQIYSAGVSVFLGGNKPSRTGDVRGDMSINFSCDPEISSKLVDLALDEVVRLQEEGPSDQDVSTVLEIEQRAHENGLQENYYWLERILRSYQSRIYSGDAGTSFKIQEEGRSRVRESLTPSTAQSSLQRIMPYPCKNQYTVVILMPQAPRFKSLRSLFQHTAHGRDAKILAGISGLTVLAACLWKYSRKS; from the exons ATGGATTTGCTGCCAACAGAGAACTCGCAGATCGCAAAGAAGCACGGGTTCAGGTCCTTAAAGTTGGTAAACGTGGAGCTGGACCAAGAGTTCCAACACGAACCCTTCGGAGTGGACTACGGCAGACTCGACAATGGACTCGTTTACTATGTTCGTTGTAATTCCAAGCCCCGAATGAGAGCCGCTCTCGCTCTCGCCGTCAAAGTCGG CTCAGTTTTGGAAGAGGAAGATGAGCGTGGAGTTGCTCACATAGTTGAGCATCTTGCTTTCAGTGCCACTAAAAGATACACAAATCATGATATTGTCAAGTTCCTTGAAAGTATTGGAGCCGAATTCGGTGCTTGTCAGAATGCGGTAACGTCCGCTGATGAGACAGTGTACGAGTTGTTTGTTCCTGTTGATAAGCCTGAGCTGTTGTCTCAGGCCATTTCAGTCTTGGCGGAGTTCAGTTCAGAG ATTCGAGTCTCGAAAGATGATTTGGAAAAGGAAAGAGGGGCTGTAATGGAAGAGTATAGAGGAAACAGAAATGCCAGTGGAAGGATGCAGGATGCACATTGGACTTTGTTGATGGAAGGTTCCAAG TATGCCGTGCGCTTACCAATTGGATTGGAAAAAGTAATTCGAACTGTGTCTTCTGAAACAGTCAagcaattttataaaaaatggtACCATCTGCACAATATGGCAGTGATAGCTGTTGGAGATTTTTCTGATACAAAG AGTGTTGTTGAGTTGATAAGGACTCATTTTGGGGAGAAAAACTCAGCAACTGACCCTCCAATTATACCTTTATTTCCTGTTCCTTCTCATGAGGGGCCACGTTTTTCATGTTTTGTGGAATCTGAAGCTGCTGGG TCTGCGGTGATGATTAGCTATAAGATGCCAGCAGATGAGCTAAAGACAGTGAAAGACTATAGGGACATGCTTGCAGAGTCCATGTTCCTACATGCTCTAAATCAGAGGTTCTTTAAAATCTCACGTAGAAGAGATCCACCCTATTTCTCATGCTCTGCTGCTGCAGATGCTCTTGTTCACCCCTTAAAGGCTTATATTATAAGCTCATCTTGTAAGGAAAAAGGGACTTTAGAGGCCATAGAATCAATGCTCATTGAG GTTGCAAGGGTGCGACTTCATGGGTTTTCAGAACGTGAAATATCAGTTGTCCGAGCTTTGTTGATGTCAGAGGTTGAATCTGCCTATTTGGAGCGTGATCAAATGCAATCAACTAGCTTGCGGGATGAATATATTCAG CACTTTATCCATAATGAACCAGTTATTGGTATTGAGTATGAAGCTCAACTGCAAAAATCTATTCTGCCTT ATATATCAGCATCAGAGGTGTCCAAGTATGCAGAGAAATTACAAACATCATGTAGCTGTGTCCTAAAGACAATTGAACCTCAAGCGTTTGCTACAATTGATGACCTCAAAAATATTGTGTTGAAGCTCAATAATCTTGAGAAGGAAGGGAGCATTTCCCCATGGGATGATGAGCACATTCCGGAAGAAATTGTTAATATAAAGCCGAGTCCAGG GTACATTGTAGAGCAGATAGAGTACTCAAATATTGGAGCTACTGAATTAACTCTATCAAATGGCATGCGGGTTTGCTATAAGTGTACAGACTTTTTTGATGACCAG GTTCTTTTTACAGGGTTCTCATATGGGGGCTTATCTGAACTTCCTGAAAATGAGTACTTTTCATGTTCAATGGGATCAACCATTGCTGGAGAAATCGGTGTATTTGGTCATAGACCATCAGTGCTCATGGACATGCTTGCTGGCAAGAGAGTAGAAGTTGGTACAAAGCTTGGGGCCTATATGAGAACTTTCTCTGGTGATTGTTCACCTTCAGACTTGGAAACTGCCTTGCAG CTTGTCTATCAACTATTTACGACAAATGTAACCCCAGGAGAAGAAGAAGTCAAAATAGTGATGCAAATGGCAGAAGAAGCGGTTCATGCTCAAGAGAGGGATCCTTATACTGCATTTGCAAACAGGGTGAAAGAACTCAACTATGGAAACTCTTACTTTTTCCGG CCTATTAGAATAAGTGACCTCAAAAAAGTTGATCCAGTAAAAGCGTGTGAATATTTCAACAGCTGTTTTAAGGACCCATCAACTTTTACTGTTGTAATAGCAGGGAATATTGATCCCACAATTGCACTACCTTTAATATTGCAGTATTTG GGTGGAATACCAAAGTCTCCTGAACCTATATTCCATTATAACCGCGATGATCTCAAAGGATTACCATTTAAATTTCCAACGACCATAATTAG AGAGGTGGTACGCAGCCCCATGGTAGAAGCACAATGCTCAGTCCAGCTATGCTTTCCTGTGGAGCTGAAGAATGGAACAATG GTAGAAGAGATTCACTGTGTTGGGTTCCTGAGCAAACTtcttgaaacaaaaatattgcAGGTTCTTCGTTTCAAGCATGGGCAG ATCTACTCTGCTGGTGTTTCTGTATTTCTTGGTGGCAATAAACCTTCTAGAACTGGTGATGTTCGTGGAGATATGAGCATAAATTTTTCTTGTGATCCAGAAATCTCGTCAAAGCTG GTGGATCTTGCGTTGGATGAAGTAGTACGTCTTCAAGAAGAAGGGCCTTCAGATCAGGATGTTTCAACCGTACTTGAAATTGAACAGAGAGCCCATGAAAATGGACTGcag GAGAATTATTACTGGCTGGAGAGAATTTTACGGAGCTACCAGTCAAGGATCTATTCTGGTGATGCTGGCACTTCATTTAAG ATTCAAGAGGAAGGACGGTCCAGGGTTAGAGAATCTCTGACACCTTCAACCGCTCAGTCCTCATTGCAAAGGATAATGCCTTACCCTTGCAAAAATCAATACACTGTTGTGATTCTTATGCCACAAGCACCTCGGTTTAAGTCGCTGAGATCACTTTTTCAACATACTGCTCATGGTAGAGATGCAAAG ATTTTAGCCGGCATTTCTGGTTTGACAGTACTGGCTGCCTGCTTATGGAAATATTCACGGAAGTCTTAA
- the LOC18588451 gene encoding zinc protease PQQL-like isoform X3: MEEYRGNRNASGRMQDAHWTLLMEGSKYAVRLPIGLEKVIRTVSSETVKQFYKKWYHLHNMAVIAVGDFSDTKSVVELIRTHFGEKNSATDPPIIPLFPVPSHEGPRFSCFVESEAAGSAVMISYKMPADELKTVKDYRDMLAESMFLHALNQRFFKISRRRDPPYFSCSAAADALVHPLKAYIISSSCKEKGTLEAIESMLIEVARVRLHGFSEREISVVRALLMSEVESAYLERDQMQSTSLRDEYIQHFIHNEPVIGIEYEAQLQKSILPYISASEVSKYAEKLQTSCSCVLKTIEPQAFATIDDLKNIVLKLNNLEKEGSISPWDDEHIPEEIVNIKPSPGYIVEQIEYSNIGATELTLSNGMRVCYKCTDFFDDQVLFTGFSYGGLSELPENEYFSCSMGSTIAGEIGVFGHRPSVLMDMLAGKRVEVGTKLGAYMRTFSGDCSPSDLETALQLVYQLFTTNVTPGEEEVKIVMQMAEEAVHAQERDPYTAFANRVKELNYGNSYFFRPIRISDLKKVDPVKACEYFNSCFKDPSTFTVVIAGNIDPTIALPLILQYLGGIPKSPEPIFHYNRDDLKGLPFKFPTTIIREVVRSPMVEAQCSVQLCFPVELKNGTMVEEIHCVGFLSKLLETKILQVLRFKHGQIYSAGVSVFLGGNKPSRTGDVRGDMSINFSCDPEISSKLVDLALDEVVRLQEEGPSDQDVSTVLEIEQRAHENGLQENYYWLERILRSYQSRIYSGDAGTSFKIQEEGRSRVRESLTPSTAQSSLQRIMPYPCKNQYTVVILMPQAPRFKSLRSLFQHTAHGRDAKVVKFRSNTNKVFFGTQILAGISGLTVLAACLWKYSRKS; the protein is encoded by the exons ATGGAAGAGTATAGAGGAAACAGAAATGCCAGTGGAAGGATGCAGGATGCACATTGGACTTTGTTGATGGAAGGTTCCAAG TATGCCGTGCGCTTACCAATTGGATTGGAAAAAGTAATTCGAACTGTGTCTTCTGAAACAGTCAagcaattttataaaaaatggtACCATCTGCACAATATGGCAGTGATAGCTGTTGGAGATTTTTCTGATACAAAG AGTGTTGTTGAGTTGATAAGGACTCATTTTGGGGAGAAAAACTCAGCAACTGACCCTCCAATTATACCTTTATTTCCTGTTCCTTCTCATGAGGGGCCACGTTTTTCATGTTTTGTGGAATCTGAAGCTGCTGGG TCTGCGGTGATGATTAGCTATAAGATGCCAGCAGATGAGCTAAAGACAGTGAAAGACTATAGGGACATGCTTGCAGAGTCCATGTTCCTACATGCTCTAAATCAGAGGTTCTTTAAAATCTCACGTAGAAGAGATCCACCCTATTTCTCATGCTCTGCTGCTGCAGATGCTCTTGTTCACCCCTTAAAGGCTTATATTATAAGCTCATCTTGTAAGGAAAAAGGGACTTTAGAGGCCATAGAATCAATGCTCATTGAG GTTGCAAGGGTGCGACTTCATGGGTTTTCAGAACGTGAAATATCAGTTGTCCGAGCTTTGTTGATGTCAGAGGTTGAATCTGCCTATTTGGAGCGTGATCAAATGCAATCAACTAGCTTGCGGGATGAATATATTCAG CACTTTATCCATAATGAACCAGTTATTGGTATTGAGTATGAAGCTCAACTGCAAAAATCTATTCTGCCTT ATATATCAGCATCAGAGGTGTCCAAGTATGCAGAGAAATTACAAACATCATGTAGCTGTGTCCTAAAGACAATTGAACCTCAAGCGTTTGCTACAATTGATGACCTCAAAAATATTGTGTTGAAGCTCAATAATCTTGAGAAGGAAGGGAGCATTTCCCCATGGGATGATGAGCACATTCCGGAAGAAATTGTTAATATAAAGCCGAGTCCAGG GTACATTGTAGAGCAGATAGAGTACTCAAATATTGGAGCTACTGAATTAACTCTATCAAATGGCATGCGGGTTTGCTATAAGTGTACAGACTTTTTTGATGACCAG GTTCTTTTTACAGGGTTCTCATATGGGGGCTTATCTGAACTTCCTGAAAATGAGTACTTTTCATGTTCAATGGGATCAACCATTGCTGGAGAAATCGGTGTATTTGGTCATAGACCATCAGTGCTCATGGACATGCTTGCTGGCAAGAGAGTAGAAGTTGGTACAAAGCTTGGGGCCTATATGAGAACTTTCTCTGGTGATTGTTCACCTTCAGACTTGGAAACTGCCTTGCAG CTTGTCTATCAACTATTTACGACAAATGTAACCCCAGGAGAAGAAGAAGTCAAAATAGTGATGCAAATGGCAGAAGAAGCGGTTCATGCTCAAGAGAGGGATCCTTATACTGCATTTGCAAACAGGGTGAAAGAACTCAACTATGGAAACTCTTACTTTTTCCGG CCTATTAGAATAAGTGACCTCAAAAAAGTTGATCCAGTAAAAGCGTGTGAATATTTCAACAGCTGTTTTAAGGACCCATCAACTTTTACTGTTGTAATAGCAGGGAATATTGATCCCACAATTGCACTACCTTTAATATTGCAGTATTTG GGTGGAATACCAAAGTCTCCTGAACCTATATTCCATTATAACCGCGATGATCTCAAAGGATTACCATTTAAATTTCCAACGACCATAATTAG AGAGGTGGTACGCAGCCCCATGGTAGAAGCACAATGCTCAGTCCAGCTATGCTTTCCTGTGGAGCTGAAGAATGGAACAATG GTAGAAGAGATTCACTGTGTTGGGTTCCTGAGCAAACTtcttgaaacaaaaatattgcAGGTTCTTCGTTTCAAGCATGGGCAG ATCTACTCTGCTGGTGTTTCTGTATTTCTTGGTGGCAATAAACCTTCTAGAACTGGTGATGTTCGTGGAGATATGAGCATAAATTTTTCTTGTGATCCAGAAATCTCGTCAAAGCTG GTGGATCTTGCGTTGGATGAAGTAGTACGTCTTCAAGAAGAAGGGCCTTCAGATCAGGATGTTTCAACCGTACTTGAAATTGAACAGAGAGCCCATGAAAATGGACTGcag GAGAATTATTACTGGCTGGAGAGAATTTTACGGAGCTACCAGTCAAGGATCTATTCTGGTGATGCTGGCACTTCATTTAAG ATTCAAGAGGAAGGACGGTCCAGGGTTAGAGAATCTCTGACACCTTCAACCGCTCAGTCCTCATTGCAAAGGATAATGCCTTACCCTTGCAAAAATCAATACACTGTTGTGATTCTTATGCCACAAGCACCTCGGTTTAAGTCGCTGAGATCACTTTTTCAACATACTGCTCATGGTAGAGATGCAAAG GTTGTTAAGTTCAGAAGTAATACTAACAAAGTTTTCTTCGGGACACAGATTTTAGCCGGCATTTCTGGTTTGACAGTACTGGCTGCCTGCTTATGGAAATATTCACGGAAGTCTTAA
- the LOC18588452 gene encoding 60S ribosomal protein L31 gives MVEKTRGRKEEVVTREYTINLHKRLHGCTFKKKAPNAIKEIRKFAQKAMGTKDVRVDVKLNKHIWSRGIRSVPRRVRVRIARKRNDDEDAKEELYSLVTVAEIPAEGLKGLGTKVIDDDE, from the exons ATGGTTGAGAAAACAAGgggaagaaaggaagaagtgGTGACCAGAGAGTACACCATCAACCTTCACAAGCGCCTCCATGGCTG CACATTCAAGAAGAAGGCTCCCAATGCTATAAAGGAGATCAGGAAGTTCGCTCAAAAAGCCATGGGAACAAAGGATGTGAGAGTTGATGTCAAGCTGAACAAGCACATTTGGAGCAGAGGGATCCGAAGTGTCCCAAGAAGGGTTAGGGTTCGCATTGCTCGCAAGAgaaatgatgatgaagatgcaAAAGAGGAGCTCTACTCTCTAGTCACTGTAGCTGAAATCCCAGCTGAAGGACTGAAGGGTTTGGGTACCAAGGtcattgatgatgatgagtgA
- the LOC18588453 gene encoding uncharacterized protein LOC18588453 isoform X2 encodes MRKLARNFRKSEDDKFSLPTLDDSRPMDTHEQEEVVRSLERMHAQQSLQWKSVFAALLFCYSAFLLYSIYQQALFPWELRYHAYFMEDVGSWMIITADWLAVLVCSMAIMGLLNNSKDHRRWIEYSCFVGLMLAVFWLYYMLRMPKFRWDVIWLPLGPFSGSGVCLYVDHLLSESSEEVRKLRSYMYAFKAG; translated from the exons ATGAGGAAATTAGCGAGAAATTTTCGAAAATCTGAAGATGACAAGTTCTCGCTCCCAACTCTCGACGATTCTCGTCCCATGGATACACATG AACAAGAGGAGGTGGTCCGATCGCTTGAAAGGATGCATGCTCAGCAAAGTCTTCAATGGAAG AGCGTGTTTGCAGCACTTCTCTTTTGTTACTCCGCGTTTCTTCTATACTCCATCTATCAGCAAGCTTTATTTCCATGGGAACTG CGATACCATGCTTATTTCATGGAAGATGTTGGCTCATGGATGATAATAACTGCAG ATTGGCTAGCTGTTTTAGTTTGCTCAATGGCCATTATGGGCCTACTTAATAATTCAAAGGATCACAGACGATGGATTGAGTACTCATGCTTTGTTGGCCTTATGCTTGCAGTTTTCTGGTTATATTACATGCTGAG AATGCCAAAATTCCGTTGGGATGTTATATGGCTTCCTCTTGGGCCCTTCAG TGGATCTGGGGTATGCCTCTATGTGGACCATCTCCTTTCCGAGTCATCAGAGGAAGTGAGAAAACTCAGAAGCTATATGTATGCTTTCAAGGCTGGCTAG
- the LOC18588453 gene encoding uncharacterized protein LOC18588453 isoform X1, with amino-acid sequence MRKLARNFRKSEDDKFSLPTLDDSRPMDTHGYVLKFAEQEEVVRSLERMHAQQSLQWKSVFAALLFCYSAFLLYSIYQQALFPWELRYHAYFMEDVGSWMIITADWLAVLVCSMAIMGLLNNSKDHRRWIEYSCFVGLMLAVFWLYYMLRMPKFRWDVIWLPLGPFSGSGVCLYVDHLLSESSEEVRKLRSYMYAFKAG; translated from the exons ATGAGGAAATTAGCGAGAAATTTTCGAAAATCTGAAGATGACAAGTTCTCGCTCCCAACTCTCGACGATTCTCGTCCCATGGATACACATG GGTATGTTTTGAAATTTGCAGAACAAGAGGAGGTGGTCCGATCGCTTGAAAGGATGCATGCTCAGCAAAGTCTTCAATGGAAG AGCGTGTTTGCAGCACTTCTCTTTTGTTACTCCGCGTTTCTTCTATACTCCATCTATCAGCAAGCTTTATTTCCATGGGAACTG CGATACCATGCTTATTTCATGGAAGATGTTGGCTCATGGATGATAATAACTGCAG ATTGGCTAGCTGTTTTAGTTTGCTCAATGGCCATTATGGGCCTACTTAATAATTCAAAGGATCACAGACGATGGATTGAGTACTCATGCTTTGTTGGCCTTATGCTTGCAGTTTTCTGGTTATATTACATGCTGAG AATGCCAAAATTCCGTTGGGATGTTATATGGCTTCCTCTTGGGCCCTTCAG TGGATCTGGGGTATGCCTCTATGTGGACCATCTCCTTTCCGAGTCATCAGAGGAAGTGAGAAAACTCAGAAGCTATATGTATGCTTTCAAGGCTGGCTAG